The nucleotide window CCTGTCAATGACCTACATACCTCAATGAGCACATCTTTGACAAAAAGGGCGAGCTCGCTCCATTCTCAcctcccccctttcccccacCCCCCGCCCCCACCCCACACAAACAGCCCCCCGGGGCCGCAGTCACGATGCGAAAAGCCCTCGTTTCAGCCCAAGCCACTATATAGATTAaagctttttttttttttgtttaaaaaaaaaaaaaaaaaaaacatgGGGCACTCCTCAGACAAACTGGTGCCTCTGCGGTAAGGGTTAACTTGGTGTTTGCAACTTGAGCTCCCTTTGTCTCCCGTGGCAACTCACTCGATCCACAGAAGCCTCCGGAATATGGTTTCCGGTCTCACTTACACCAGGTAGGCAGAGCGCACGCGCTAAGAGACAAAATCCAATTCAGTGATGTTTACCATAATGTGGTGTGCTGGTTGACAGGACATACTTGTGTCTTCTTCACCGACCGAAGTTCTTAATCGGGCTCATGTCGAGGACAAGTTGCGTATACCTCGAGTAATCAGGGCGAGTCCAGACAGCTCCGGATCCTGCCCTACCCGCCAGCCCGAGGCGTCTTGTTGTCTGCTGAGATAGGTACCACTCCAGGGTCAACAGGACGGTATGACTGCAGGGCCGGCATGCTGGATGCAGACATGCCAGCTGCCCGAGTCTTGTAAGGCAGGTACTTCGGGCCGTTCCGCAGTAAGCCGATAAATAGACCTCAGGATCAACATTCACCCCTTTCCTCGGTCATGCGACCACACTGCCCATCAGGCTCCCCTGTGCTGTCCTACGCGATTCTCAAAGAGCAACGTCGATATCGCAGCAAGCAGACACTGTAAGAACTATGTAGCAGGCTGCCCGCAAGATTACAGTTTATAAATTGAGAAATTACGAAATATAACTGGAATTACTTCAGCCAAGCGCTTCGCAGCGCGAGTCCTCCGCAGTAGAAAGCCACCAAGCCACCACAGCATCATCATCAAGAGGTGACGGCGACAGAGAGATatagagagagagaaagagagagagcgcGAGAGAGAGCGAGACCaaagggagagagagagtcATCCCCCGCTGGTCCGCCACACCACACCACCACCGTTCACCAACGTCCCAGGTGCCCCCTTTCGCAACAAACCTCCCTCGCTTTCTTTCCCGTGATGTCCAACCCGCAACGCATCCCGCCCTCACCTAGACACCCGGCGTGCTAAAGTCGGGATACTGCGGCCAGTTGCCGAGCTTGGCCACATCGCCGCCGATGCGCACGtagacgccgacggcgggcacgccgccgtcgagcacGAAGAACTGGTACCAGCCGGGGGGCGCGATGGTGGCGCCGGGGGGCGCGTCGACGGTGcaggcggtgccggcgcacGAGACGCGCGGCATGATGGTGCGCGCGCCCATCGAGTTGCCGTGCGTGCTGGCCACCGAGCCGAGCAGGGTGACGGTGATGGCCCCGTTCTGCGCCGGCCCGCCCAGCGTGAAGGGGATGCCCGTCTGCCCCCACGCCCAGTCGCGGTTCGCCAGCTGGAACGTCGGCCGCGGCTTGCCGCTCAGCAGGTACGGCGGCAGGAAGACCTCGAGCCGGTACTCCTCCGGGTTGACGCCGTCCTGCGGGTCCGAGCCCGAGATCAGCACGCGCCCGTCGAGCAGCGTGATGGCCTCGCTGTGGTACATGCGGGCGATGGTGGTGTTGGCCGCGACGGTGATGCGCGAGCCGACCGGCTTGGTCGGGTCGTAGAGCAGCGCGTTGAGGTTGGGCCccacgccgaggccgaagccggccacgccgtgcagcgcgccgttggcgatcAGGTACGTGCcgtcgggcagcggcgccaTGCACGACATGACGCGGAACGACGGCATGCGCTCGATCGTCCAGGTCGggttctcggcctcgggctcGATCGAGACGCAGTTGTCTAGCGCGTTGCCCGGGCCGATGGTCGAGCCGCCGCAGATCAGCACGCCGAGCGGGTCGCTGTAGGGCCACCtctgcggcagcagcacggcggtGCCCTCGAGCGGATACGTGCGGCCGCCCAGGTCGTcgttgacggcgccgggcgggtTGGGCAGCACCTTGGTGGTGGCGAAGGTGACCGGGTCGAGGATGCGGGCCTCGTTCCAGTACTGCACgaagatgccgccgccgggcaggacggcgaggaaggggTACAGGTTGTTGGGGTGGGTGCGGTCGAGCCACTCCATGTagagcggcggcgtgcccgtGTAGGGCAGGATCTCGAGCGAGGGCGTCGCGGCGTCGTTGGAGCCGAtcaggccgccgacgaccaggaTCGAGCCGTTGGTCATGACCATGACGCTGGGGTACCAGCGGCCGGCCTGGAGCTTCAGCTCGTTGACGTTCTCCTGCCAGTCGTGCGTGCCGGGCACGCCGGGCGAGCCGTCGGGCCAGTACAGGCGCGTGCCGTAggtggcgtcgccggcccagCCGCCCACGTTGAGCTGGCGGCCGACCTTGTCGGGCAGGGTGACGCTGGCCGCGCAGAAGACGTCCGTCTTGATGTGCAGCGTGCGGAAGGTCAGCGTGGCGAGGTCGAGCTCGTAGGCGCCCGTCTCGTTGCCCGGCCCGGTGGCGCCCTTGGAGAGGAGCGTGACCTTGCCGGTGATGGACTCCTGCGTGATGAGCGGCGTGTTGACGCCCCAGACCAGGAGCTCGTACTTGCCGGCCCGGTAGTCGGTCGGGAAGTCCCACGAGTAGAACGGCGTGCCGGTCCAGAAGTAGGTGCTGAgacggctgccgccgccgcagatgGCGCTCGCGTTGCCGGCGCAGACGACGTTGCACTCCGACTCCGGCCGGAAGGTGGCGCCGCTCGTCTCCATGTTGGCCGGGTCGCCGCAGTAGCACTCGTCGCCGTACTCCAGGCCGGCCGCCATGTAGCCGTACTTGGCGCACCGGTCCAGGCACATGGCCGGCGTCATGTTGCCGGGGAAGTAGAGCTGCCAGAAGAAGGTGCGCTTCTGGTTGAGGTTGTCCTCGACGCAGCCCTGGTAGGTCCAGTCGCCGAGACCCCCGgtctgcggcgccggcggcgcgtaGGCCTGCGGAGTGCCCTTGGAAACGATGTTCAACcggttgccggcgccgcacgTCTGCGTCGCGTCGCCGGGGCAAGCCATGTTGCAGTCCGAGTCGGCCGTcttggcgccgccgttgtAGATGGCGTTGCCGCAGAAGCACTGCACGCCGTACTCGGTGCCCGAGATGATGtagccggccgcggcgcaggcgtTGGCGCACTCCGCCGGGCTGTTCGACTGGCTGTCGGGAAGCTGGTCCGGGAGGATGCGGCCCTGCAGTCCGTCGATCCAGCAGCCCTGCGCCGTCCATCCGGCCGGCAGGCCGGTCACGACGGGACTCGACGAAGTAGTCGTCGCCGGGGCGGAAGACgtcgagctcgccggcgcggtgCCGTTCTTGCCGTAGACCGAGAGGcggttgccggcgccgcagtaCTCGCTCCCGTCGCCCGCGCAGGGGAAGTTGCAGTCGGTATCAGGCGCAGGGACGGAGCCGGCGTTGAAGCTGTTGCCGCAGTAGCATTCACGGGCATACTCGGTGCCGAAGTACGTGTAAGCCGAGCAGAAGGACTGGCAGGCCTCGAGCGTcatggtgtcggcggcgaaggTGGCATCGCTCAAGGCCCGGATGTTGGTGGCCTCGGTCCGGCAGCCGTTCCAGACGTAGTTGCCCACGGTTGCCGGCTGAGACGGTCCGGTCGGGGTCGCCGCGGGGCTGTATGCTGTCAATAGAGGAGCCCACCATCAGGCCATGCACGCTGTTTGGGCAAGACTCACGTCGTCGAGACTGCAACGTCGGTGTTCCCGGGCAAGGTCGCCGTCGGAGTCGAGGACGCAGAGTACTGGTTCTGGTAATTGTACACGTTGAGACGGTTGGGCCCGCCGCAGAGTTCGCTGCTGTTGCCATTGCAGGTCATGCTGCAGCCGCTGGTGGCGggggcgccgccgttggcgatgGTGTTGCCGCAGTCTTGTCATCGGTGGTCAGCTTCAAGCCCCCCGACGAGAGCAGGCGCGCACCGCTTCAGCCACTTACAGCATTCCCCGCCAtactcgacgccggcgagaaTATAGTTAGCCGCATGGCAGGCAGCGGTACACTTCTCAACGGTCAGATCACTGCCCGACAGGCCCGCGCCGTAGGTCAGAGCACGGCCGGTCGTCCCCTCGGCGTAGCACCCCATGTAGACGTAGCCGTTGACACccgggctgggctgggggCCGAGAACGTCGGTTGTGTGGAAGACCGAAAGCCTGCTCGGGCCGCCGCAGGGCTCGGTATCGTCTCCGGTGCAAGCCATGCTGCAGTCCGACTCGGCAGCCTTGGTGGCTCCGGAGGCGTAGCCGCTGTCGCACCAGCATTCCTGCGAGtactcggcgccggcataCGGAAAGCCCTTGGATGTGCAGTAGCTAATGCAGTTCTCGATGGTCATGTTGGTGCCATCGGCGTACGAGGCGCCGCTAAAGGTCCGGCCGGGGACATCGGTCCAGCATCCTTGATAGGACCAGTGGCCAGGCAGCGTCGTGGGCAAGGAGAGTGCAAGCGTGAGCGGGAACTGCAGGGCAGGTCAGTCAGAGTCAGACATGTCACATATCTCCCGGGCCAGATAGACCGGGCCGTGTCCACGCTTACCGAAGACAAGACGAAAGAGGACACCAATGTCCTTGCTGGGAAGGTCTTCATGTTGAAGACGGGTGCGCCCCAGGAGAGGACGCCAACACCACAGCAATCAGGACAGGTCGGGACAAACGAGCGTCAGGGTCGGAGTAAACCACAGACCAAGTGGGAAGCAAGAAGGGAGCGTGTGGGGATCACATCTCACATATATTCCGTCCCTAATACCTCCGTACACTGCGGATTACACTGCACTCCTCTGTTCACACAGGCACTTCAACCATAAGGCGGGTCCCCTTGGCGCTGAGCCCGTCAAGGGGAGCAATGAGATGGCCTGCTCTCCGGGAACCGGGGGCCGACAAGGTTAGTGTAGCCCCGCCGAACTATCAGCCCCAAGAGACACACGCAGAACAGCCTGGCCCAAAGAACAAGCAGAGGGTGGGCCGAGTCGACCATGGTAGGCGAGCGTGGCGCGCCCAAGGTTGCAGGGGGCAAGGCGGCCAATGCAGCAGGGTTCCTGCACAGCAACAACGTCTTGGGCGTCGAACTTGGGGACTGGACAAGACACTAACTCACGAGTGGTCGGATTACAGGCGACAACGACGGCCCTAACGTTATCAGCAAGCCTCGGTCTCCGGCCTTGGATGACTGTCCTGGTTGCAATCGCGCGGATATTGCTCCGGCCTGTGAACTCGGACGCTGTGATTAATCTGTTGTGCGGAGTCTGGGCGCCTCGTGGCTGAAAGTCTGGAAATTTTGACTCGTACTAACACGGAGTAAGCGTGCGAGAGATGCAGGAACTGGTGGTCCTTACTCCGTACACAACATTCCCATGTCGGCCCGCTTCGCCCATCTTCTGCTGGGCTCCGGCTGCTCACGTCTGCTCGGGTAGTTCACTTCCTAGTTAGATTGAACAGTGATGGTCTGGCTTGCTTGCCCGTCACCAGTGCCGTGGACGCTGATATTCCGGCCACCCCCGTGCGCTAACTACCGCAGCTCAGCTCGCTATCGAGTGAGTGGGCCGTGGGCTGAACCAGAGCGCAGTCGATAGTTAACTCGTGCCAAGCCGCCAGTCCAGATCCGGGCTGCTCGCTCTGGTGCCCCTGTCCAGGCACCGCGAATCCGTCCAACGAGCCGCCGGGTCATCCCTCGCGCCGAGAAGAAATGGGCGACTCTCAAACCAGTGGCTGCGTGGCGGCCCTCTCAATACGAGCAGGCATGAATCGTCCTGTCGCTCAGTTATTTTCCTTGCATTGTGCGTCTCTCCAAAAAGCCCGCACCGTTGCCCAGTTGGCTTCCTTCCAGAGTGTGACTCTGGAATACGGAGTACTGGCCCCCGGACGGCCCGGCCACACCGGGACTCTCCACGTGTCTTTGGTCAGACAGAGTCGCTTGCATTCTTTTCTTTGCCGTTGCTGTTGGTGCCAAGTTTCCAGCTGCTCGCGTAGTACGGATGACATTGTACTCTGCAGATTGAGGGTCCCGGGTGCTGGGTCGGGCTATTGACAGCGCAAAACTGCTAGTTAGTCGAAAAGGCCCCTCTCCGTCAGAAATTTGCTGAATCGAGCGGAGAGCACAGCTCTCAGCTCAAGACGAAGTCAAATAGTCGCACTTGTTGGGGCCCAGAACCGACGTCTCCATTGGGCCCGAGTCGTTCG belongs to Thermothielavioides terrestris NRRL 8126 chromosome 5, complete sequence and includes:
- a CDS encoding glyoxal oxidase-like protein (Contains five WSC (carbohydrate-binding) domains and a glyoxal oxidase (copper radical oxidase) domain. Predicted extracellular protein. Contains five WSC (carbohydrate-binding) domains and a glyoxal oxidase (copper radical oxidase) domain. Predicted extracellular protein), with product MKTFPARTLVSSFVLSSFPLTLALSLPTTLPGHWSYQGCWTDVPGRTFSGASYADGTNMTIENCISYCTSKGFPYAGAEYSQECWCDSGYASGATKAAESDCSMACTGDDTEPCGGPSRLSVFHTTDVLGPQPSPGVNGYVYMGCYAEGTTGRALTYGAGLSGSDLTVEKCTAACHAANYILAGVEYGGECYCGNTIANGGAPATSGCSMTCNGNSSELCGGPNRLNVYNYQNQYSASSTPTATLPGNTDVAVSTTPAATPTGPSQPATVGNYVWNGCRTEATNIRALSDATFAADTMTLEACQSFCSAYTYFGTEYARECYCGNSFNAGSVPAPDTDCNFPCAGDGSEYCGAGNRLSVYGKNGTAPASSTSSAPATTTSSSPVVTGLPAGWTAQGCWIDGLQGRILPDQLPDSQSNSPAECANACAAAGYIISGTEYGVQCFCGNAIYNGGAKTADSDCNMACPGDATQTCGAGNRLNIVSKGTPQAYAPPAPQTGGLGDWTYQGCVEDNLNQKRTFFWQLYFPGNMTPAMCLDRCAKYGYMAAGLEYGDECYCGDPANMETSGATFRPESECNVVCAGNASAICGGGSRLSTYFWTGTPFYSWDFPTDYRAGKYELLVWGVNTPLITQESITGKVTLLSKGATGPGNETGAYELDLATLTFRTLHIKTDVFCAASVTLPDKVGRQLNVGGWAGDATYGTRLYWPDGSPGVPGTHDWQENVNELKLQAGRWYPSVMVMTNGSILVVGGLIGSNDAATPSLEILPYTGTPPLYMEWLDRTHPNNLYPFLAVLPGGGIFVQYWNEARILDPVTFATTKVLPNPPGAVNDDLGGRTYPLEGTAVLLPQRWPYSDPLGVLICGGSTIGPGNALDNCVSIEPEAENPTWTIERMPSFRVMSCMAPLPDGTYLIANGALHGVAGFGLGVGPNLNALLYDPTKPVGSRITVAANTTIARMYHSEAITLLDGRVLISGSDPQDGVNPEEYRLEVFLPPYLLSGKPRPTFQLANRDWAWGQTGIPFTLGGPAQNGAITVTLLGSVASTHGNSMGARTIMPRVSCAGTACTVDAPPGATIAPPGWYQFFVLDGGVPAVGVYVRIGGDVAKLGNWPQYPDFSTPGV